The proteins below are encoded in one region of Phytoactinopolyspora mesophila:
- a CDS encoding NAD(P)/FAD-dependent oxidoreductase — protein sequence MTRDRVPHILILGGGYVGMYTALGLQKKLRRGQARITVVDPRSYMTYQPFLPEASAGALEPRHVVVPLRRVLRKCDVITGRITSIAHGDKAVTIEPEAGEPYQLEYDILVVALGSIPRTLPIPGLADNGIGFKQVEEAIALRNHVLDRLDIAASTTDEDVRRRALTFVFVGGGFAGAEALGELENMAQYARRYYPQIGAKDMRWVLVDAADRILPEVGDEMGVYTVEELSKRGIEIRLKTFLESCVDGHVVLSKGKPFDADTIVWTAGVKANPVLADSDLPIDDRGRVSCAATMRVAGLDDAWAAGDNAAVPDLTDDDPDALCAPNAQHAVRQAKLLAKNIAATLNGGQPKEYRHKYVGSVASLGLYKGVAHVYGVKVKGFPAWFMHRTYHMSKMPTFNRKARVLVDWTMALLFRREVVTLGRMRMPREEFRRAATPKRSQRDGSN from the coding sequence ATGACCCGAGACAGAGTTCCACACATCTTGATCCTGGGCGGCGGCTACGTCGGCATGTACACGGCACTGGGCCTGCAGAAGAAGCTGCGCCGGGGCCAGGCCCGGATCACGGTCGTTGATCCCCGCTCCTATATGACCTACCAGCCGTTCCTGCCCGAGGCGTCGGCCGGCGCCTTGGAACCCCGGCACGTCGTCGTGCCGCTGCGCCGCGTGCTGCGCAAGTGCGACGTCATCACCGGCCGGATCACCTCGATCGCCCATGGCGACAAAGCCGTGACGATCGAACCCGAGGCCGGCGAGCCCTACCAGCTCGAGTACGACATCCTCGTCGTCGCGCTGGGCTCCATACCCCGGACGCTGCCCATTCCCGGCCTGGCTGACAACGGTATCGGCTTCAAGCAGGTCGAAGAAGCGATCGCGCTGCGTAACCACGTTCTCGACCGGCTGGATATCGCCGCTTCCACCACGGATGAGGACGTCCGTCGCCGCGCGCTGACGTTCGTGTTCGTCGGGGGTGGATTCGCCGGCGCCGAAGCGCTCGGCGAGCTGGAGAACATGGCGCAGTATGCGCGCCGCTACTATCCGCAGATCGGCGCCAAAGACATGCGCTGGGTGCTCGTCGACGCCGCTGATCGCATCCTGCCCGAGGTGGGCGATGAGATGGGGGTCTACACGGTCGAGGAGCTGAGCAAACGCGGCATCGAGATCCGGCTCAAGACGTTCCTCGAGTCATGCGTCGACGGACATGTGGTGCTCTCGAAGGGCAAGCCGTTCGACGCGGACACCATCGTCTGGACGGCCGGGGTGAAGGCAAACCCGGTGCTCGCCGACAGCGACCTCCCGATCGACGATCGGGGGCGGGTCAGCTGCGCGGCCACTATGCGTGTCGCGGGACTCGATGACGCGTGGGCGGCGGGCGACAACGCTGCCGTTCCGGATCTCACCGACGACGACCCGGACGCGTTGTGCGCACCTAATGCCCAGCACGCGGTCCGCCAGGCCAAACTGCTGGCGAAGAACATCGCGGCAACGCTGAACGGCGGCCAGCCCAAGGAGTACCGGCACAAGTACGTCGGCTCGGTGGCCAGCCTCGGGCTGTACAAGGGCGTCGCTCACGTGTACGGCGTGAAGGTCAAGGGATTCCCCGCGTGGTTCATGCATCGCACCTATCACATGAGCAAGATGCCGACGTTCAACCGCAAAGCCCGGGTGCTCGTCGACTGGACTATGGCGTTGCTCTTCCGCCGCGAAGTGGTGACATTGGGCCGCATGCGGATGCCCCGCGAAGAGTTCCGCCGTGCCGCGACGCCGAAGAGATCACAACGGGATGGGTCCAACTGA
- a CDS encoding LLM class flavin-dependent oxidoreductase: MPADGTASTPHIGITLSIIAEVGDDASTLDNVPAAAREVEQAGLDSVWVPDVITGDSRPALEPMTVLAAAAGATNRIELGTCILALPLRQLAWTATQVQTLQYISGNRLVLGTGIGGFTGEPFWRAVRAPTKRRGPWLDDALDTLPRLVAGEKVDPDGAGVPIALQPATPMPPLRIAGNADAVLARAVRHGGWFGGGAGSGGPETLRPGLDRLREIAAEVGMPMPRVTVAPEVTLGVAGAAGKARDERAAGLVAEGFITAEEAARIPIAQSVGQVVDALGAYLDVGVDELVTGPAGEGADWLRGLEMIAEGKRQLT, translated from the coding sequence ATGCCTGCTGACGGCACCGCATCAACCCCACACATTGGGATCACACTCAGCATCATTGCCGAGGTCGGAGACGACGCCAGCACGTTGGACAACGTCCCGGCGGCGGCGCGTGAAGTCGAGCAGGCGGGCCTTGACTCCGTCTGGGTTCCGGACGTGATCACCGGCGACTCTCGTCCGGCCCTCGAGCCGATGACGGTGCTCGCGGCCGCCGCCGGGGCGACGAACCGGATCGAACTGGGGACCTGCATCCTCGCATTGCCGTTGCGACAACTCGCCTGGACCGCAACCCAGGTTCAGACCCTGCAGTACATCTCCGGCAACCGGCTGGTGCTGGGCACGGGGATCGGCGGATTCACCGGAGAGCCCTTCTGGCGGGCCGTTCGTGCGCCGACGAAACGCCGTGGCCCGTGGCTGGATGACGCCCTCGACACGCTGCCGCGCCTGGTGGCGGGTGAGAAGGTGGATCCCGACGGTGCCGGGGTTCCGATCGCATTGCAGCCGGCCACGCCGATGCCGCCGTTGCGCATCGCCGGCAACGCCGACGCCGTGCTGGCTCGGGCGGTCCGGCACGGCGGTTGGTTCGGCGGGGGCGCGGGCAGCGGTGGTCCGGAGACGTTGCGGCCTGGACTAGACCGGCTTCGGGAGATCGCGGCTGAAGTCGGGATGCCGATGCCGCGGGTGACCGTCGCACCCGAGGTGACGCTCGGAGTCGCGGGCGCGGCCGGCAAGGCCCGCGATGAGCGGGCGGCGGGGTTGGTGGCTGAGGGCTTTATCACGGCCGAGGAGGCCGCGCGGATCCCGATCGCGCAGAGCGTTGGGCAGGTGGTCGACGCCTTAGGGGCCTACCTCGACGTCGGGGTCGATGAACTCGTCACCGGTCCGGCGGGAGAGGGCGCGGACTGGCTGCGCGGGCTCGAGATGATCGCCGAGGGCAAGCGGCAGCTGACCTGA
- a CDS encoding methionine ABC transporter permease: protein MNRDWSTLTPILLESVRETLYMVSVTLLVGGLLGLIIGVLLYATRKGNLLENAVVFAVLNVAVNIVRPIPFIIFITAVGPLTLATIGTTIGNDAVIFAMSIMATFVTARIVEQNLVATDPGVIEAARAMGASRMRIIMTVLIPEALAPLILGYTFLLIGIIDMSALAGYVGGGGLGDFAIVYGYQRFNWEVTFVTVVVIILLVQLAQMLGNWLARKALHR, encoded by the coding sequence ATGAACCGGGACTGGTCCACCCTCACCCCGATCTTGCTCGAATCGGTCCGCGAGACGCTGTACATGGTCTCGGTCACGTTGCTGGTCGGAGGGCTCCTAGGGCTGATCATCGGGGTGTTGCTCTATGCGACCCGCAAGGGCAACCTGCTCGAGAACGCCGTCGTCTTCGCCGTCCTGAACGTCGCGGTCAACATCGTCCGGCCGATCCCGTTCATCATCTTCATCACGGCTGTGGGGCCGCTGACGTTGGCGACCATCGGTACCACCATCGGCAACGACGCCGTCATCTTCGCTATGTCGATCATGGCGACCTTCGTCACGGCACGCATCGTCGAGCAGAACCTGGTGGCTACGGACCCCGGCGTGATCGAGGCGGCCCGGGCGATGGGCGCGTCCAGGATGCGCATCATCATGACGGTGCTCATCCCGGAGGCGCTCGCGCCGCTGATCCTGGGGTACACGTTCCTGCTGATCGGCATCATCGACATGTCGGCGCTGGCCGGCTATGTGGGTGGCGGCGGGCTCGGCGACTTCGCGATCGTCTACGGCTATCAGCGGTTCAACTGGGAAGTGACGTTCGTGACCGTCGTCGTGATCATCCTTCTTGTCCAGCTTGCTCAGATGCTCGGCAACTGGCTGGCCCGGAAGGCACTGCACCGCTGA
- a CDS encoding methionine ABC transporter ATP-binding protein gives MISFREVTKVFGDGPDAVRAVDSVTLDIGRGEIFGVIGYSGAGKSTLVRLVNALERVSSGQLLVDGQDVTAMGEAQLRQLRAGIGMIFQQFNLMNSRTVAGNVAYPLKVAKWPKQKRQERVAELLEFVGIADKARSYPGQLSGGQKQRVGIARALATSPKILLADEATSALDPDTTQDVLTLLKRVNRELGITIVVITHEMDVVRSIGQRVAVMEQGRVVEHGRVYDVFASPRERATRRFVATTLKDRPSPEALERLRHRHPGRMITVGIREGGGKANDLTAVLRAHGVDGTIVFGGITEIDERPFGSLTVELGGDGAAIDALIADLRGTTDVHDLGTAADPRDDPSAVTGDAPPGSAGDDPPRGPADPYGPAIDAIRRHGGPR, from the coding sequence ATGATCAGCTTTCGCGAGGTCACGAAGGTCTTCGGCGACGGCCCGGACGCTGTCCGGGCCGTCGATTCGGTCACGCTCGACATCGGGCGGGGCGAGATCTTCGGCGTGATCGGCTACTCGGGCGCCGGCAAGAGCACACTGGTCCGGTTGGTGAACGCGCTGGAGCGGGTGAGCTCGGGCCAGTTGCTCGTCGACGGTCAGGATGTCACCGCCATGGGAGAGGCGCAGCTGCGGCAGTTGCGAGCCGGCATCGGAATGATCTTCCAGCAGTTCAACCTGATGAACTCGCGGACCGTGGCCGGTAACGTCGCCTACCCGCTCAAGGTCGCCAAATGGCCGAAGCAGAAACGCCAGGAACGGGTGGCCGAACTCCTCGAGTTCGTCGGGATCGCGGACAAGGCGCGGTCCTACCCAGGTCAGTTGTCCGGGGGCCAGAAACAGCGAGTCGGGATCGCCCGGGCGCTGGCGACCTCGCCGAAGATTCTCCTGGCCGATGAAGCGACGAGCGCGCTCGATCCGGATACCACTCAGGACGTGCTCACGCTGCTGAAGCGGGTCAACCGGGAACTCGGCATCACCATCGTCGTGATCACCCACGAGATGGACGTCGTGCGTTCCATCGGCCAGCGGGTAGCTGTCATGGAGCAGGGCAGGGTCGTCGAACACGGGCGCGTCTACGACGTGTTCGCCTCGCCTCGGGAGCGTGCTACCCGCCGCTTTGTCGCGACGACGCTGAAGGACCGGCCCAGCCCCGAGGCTCTGGAACGGCTCCGGCACCGGCACCCGGGCAGGATGATCACCGTCGGCATCCGCGAAGGCGGCGGCAAGGCGAACGATCTCACGGCGGTGCTGCGCGCACACGGTGTGGACGGAACCATTGTGTTCGGGGGCATCACCGAGATCGACGAGCGTCCCTTCGGCAGCCTGACGGTCGAACTCGGCGGTGACGGCGCGGCTATCGACGCGCTCATCGCCGACCTGCGCGGCACCACTGACGTGCACGACCTCGGTACCGCCGCTGATCCGCGTGACGACCCGTCGGCGGTAACTGGGGACGCACCGCCGGGATCGGCTGGTGACGATCCGCCGCGCGGACCCGCCGACCCGTATGGTCCGGCCATCGACGCCATCAGGCGGCACGGAGGGCCGAGATGA
- a CDS encoding MetQ/NlpA family ABC transporter substrate-binding protein, whose translation MIRRNATLVAAITGGALLLAACGGDDNNQAASGQDGEPIKIGVVGAADDHWKVFTDLATEEGIEVELINFTDYTQPNPALSQGQLDLNQFQHLQYLAAYNVGNGEELTPVGATAIYPLGLYSTEHSSLDEIPEGGEVAIPNDETNQARALLVLQDAGLITLEGGGDSTSLPSDIVEDESRVSVTPVGAEQTAVALNSVDASIINNDFVTDAGLDPSDALYQDEADSPGARPYINIWASRAGDQDNETFQRLIELYHTDEVQEAASHASGGTAVFVDNPATELQEILDEIETNLTTP comes from the coding sequence ATGATTCGTCGAAATGCGACGCTGGTCGCCGCGATCACCGGTGGCGCGCTGCTACTTGCCGCGTGCGGCGGTGATGACAACAACCAGGCCGCCTCTGGTCAGGACGGGGAGCCGATCAAGATCGGCGTCGTCGGTGCCGCTGACGACCACTGGAAGGTGTTCACCGATCTCGCGACCGAAGAAGGCATCGAGGTCGAGCTGATCAACTTCACCGACTACACGCAGCCGAACCCCGCTCTGTCGCAGGGACAGCTGGACCTGAATCAGTTCCAGCACCTGCAGTACCTCGCCGCGTACAACGTCGGTAACGGTGAGGAGCTCACCCCCGTCGGGGCCACGGCGATCTATCCGCTCGGCCTGTACTCGACCGAGCATTCGTCGCTCGACGAGATTCCCGAGGGTGGCGAAGTCGCCATCCCGAACGACGAGACCAACCAGGCACGAGCGTTGCTGGTGCTCCAGGACGCCGGGCTGATCACTCTGGAAGGTGGCGGCGACTCTACGTCGTTGCCGTCGGACATTGTCGAGGACGAGTCCAGGGTGTCGGTGACGCCGGTTGGTGCGGAGCAGACGGCCGTGGCGCTGAACAGTGTCGATGCGTCGATCATCAACAACGACTTCGTCACCGACGCTGGTCTGGACCCCTCGGACGCGCTCTATCAGGACGAGGCCGACAGCCCCGGTGCGCGCCCTTACATCAACATCTGGGCGTCCCGGGCGGGTGATCAGGACAACGAGACGTTCCAGCGGCTGATCGAGCTGTATCACACTGACGAGGTGCAGGAAGCGGCCTCGCACGCTTCCGGCGGCACCGCCGTGTTCGTCGACAACCCGGCGACCGAGTTGCAGGAGATCCTCGACGAGATCGAAACGAACCTCACCACTCCATGA
- a CDS encoding TetR/AcrR family transcriptional regulator: MARTKEFDPDAVLQRALELFWENGYEATSMTDLVEHLGIGRASIYATFGSKHDLYLQALNRYLETRDPSLIELLSQPGPALPAVRTLVETYIAEAAEDRRRRGCMVVNAATEMVPGDEQVARFVESSWNTLEAALTSALTRARAQGEIAADSDPRALARFLLVFLQGVRVTSKGAMPPNWHRDAADQALAILR; encoded by the coding sequence ATGGCCCGGACCAAAGAATTCGACCCCGACGCGGTCCTGCAGCGCGCACTCGAGCTGTTCTGGGAGAACGGCTACGAGGCGACCTCCATGACCGACCTGGTCGAGCATCTGGGCATCGGCCGGGCCAGCATCTACGCCACGTTCGGCAGCAAACACGATCTCTACCTGCAAGCGCTCAACCGGTACCTGGAGACCCGCGACCCCAGCCTGATCGAGCTGCTCTCGCAGCCCGGGCCCGCCTTGCCGGCCGTGCGGACGCTGGTGGAGACGTATATCGCGGAAGCCGCAGAGGACCGCCGCCGGCGGGGGTGCATGGTGGTCAATGCCGCCACCGAGATGGTTCCGGGCGACGAACAGGTCGCGAGATTCGTCGAAAGCTCCTGGAACACCCTCGAGGCTGCCCTGACGTCAGCCTTGACCCGGGCGCGCGCCCAGGGCGAGATCGCCGCCGACTCCGATCCGCGCGCGCTGGCGCGCTTCCTTCTGGTCTTCCTGCAGGGGGTCCGCGTCACCAGCAAGGGCGCGATGCCGCCGAACTGGCATCGAGACGCAGCCGATCAGGCTCTCGCGATCCTGCGCTGA